From the Synchiropus splendidus isolate RoL2022-P1 chromosome 3, RoL_Sspl_1.0, whole genome shotgun sequence genome, the window TTACCGTGTTgcgattgttttttttgtttctgctgaAGATGCGGGTCCGTCTCTTTCTGTGGCTGCTGTGTCTCCAGATGTTTTTGAAGCGATGGCTGCTGCAGTGGGTTCAGGGAATGTTGCTGCCCTTGCTGCCTCTCGACTGGCTCAGTCTTTAACTGAGAAGCCTGTCCTTTTACACGCAACTGCTCTCTCTCACCGCATTCTTTTTTACTATCACTGAGAACACCACCAAACTTCTTGGGTTTGGTGTTTGATGATAGAAAGGGTATTATAGGTGCCAGAGGATCATCTGATCCAGAAGAGGAAGATTTTGATTTCAGACATGTTAAATCTGAAACATTGTTCAGCAGCTTGTGACCATGACCTCTTTCAACGCTGGCCATCCAAGGTTTATGATCTCCTTCACTTATTCCAACATCAGTCTCACAATCCTCACCCGGGCCATCGTATTTGCATTGCTGTCCATAGTCAAACATTTTACtgggtggaggagaggatgtTTCTTCATTATTCATGCCTTTGAGGCGAGGTGCACTCGAACCCTCTAAAGAAGATGTAGTTgaaggagcagaagaaaacTTGGACGGATATGTCACCATCATTCTCTTGTCTTTTTCTTCACGTATTTGCCGCATGACATTGGGCAAATTGGAAAGCTTCAATTGCTCTTTCGGAAAAAACTTGAGATGCACCATATCCTCCTTTTCAAGTCCAAAGTGCTGAAGAATTTTTTCAGCTGCTTGAGCAGTAAATTTAGGACGACTTGGCAAGTGGGAAGGTGCACAACATTCTACCTCTGGAGACTCATCTCTATACCAGGGTGCATTGAGATCTCTGTCACTGACTACATTAAATTTGGAACCCTGGACATTTACAGGCCGAAATGATTCTGATGACCAGTATTGTCTAATAAACTCATCTTCTGATGTATCACACTGGTGAGGCAATACACCACTGCTATTTGTGTTACTTGTCTCAGCATGTGAGGGAAGCAACTCGCTCCAGCGATCGCCTGTGTCCGTGGACTGGTACATTCCCGATCCTTGAGGTTTTAATTCCACTTTGTTCCATTCTTTGTTGACACACGCGTCAGACATAGTGGCATCCTTTTTAAATGCAGCTGGAAAATCTTCAAGCCCACAGTTCGCAAGATCCCCAGATTGAATAAATCCTCCAGAAACTCCAGGAGTAATAGGAATTCTCACTGAACGACTGGGTCCAAGTCCAATTTCTGCAAACTGTGGCTGAGACTGTCTTTCTGGAGGATTATCATCCTCCAGAGGGCTGTTTAAATGTTGAGACATAGTGTTCTAGTCTTAACAGATTAAGTAAGTATTCAAAGTAGGacttggagatagcagcaggcaAGACGGGGCAATTTGAGGCGCAAAATAACTATCATACATTCTATTCAAGCCATCTTCAGATGGGCGTCTTGGCTTTCAAACGACACTCTGTAGGAGGATAAACAAAGACATAATAAACTAAGACACAAAAATGCAACCAACCTACTGTCATTGCAAAAGAATAAGTGCCGTATTAACGCCAAAATGAGGACGAATGAGAGGTGacaaaaaagcattttccaGATAACACTGCCTTGTACAATTCGAACGTCCAACTTTTATGGTCCCCGTCCACTATTAGCAGGCAACAAGAGTGCATTACGTCGATACAAAATGTGCGTGACATAATTGTGGAGCTTCGCATAGGGTTTCTGATTTGAGCAGCAGGACCCTCACCTCAATTATAAGTTTATCGCGGCTTTTTCCTGTCGCGACATCAAGGTACTCTTCGGGACCAGTCGAACTCTTCTTCGCGACGCTATTTGTGACCAACATATAACAGCGCCATCGTGCGGCGCGGTGCTGCTGGTACAATCAAGAAAACCACGGTGCATAAAAACGATCATCGTTGGACGCCATGGACGCAAGTCCGGGTTCGCTCCTGGCGGCACATCAGCAATTCAGGACAAACGTGAAGTAACAAGGAAAGCAcgcctttgttgttttattttattttattttattttattccaaaacactttcctagttggtgggatccccactgaccatggcaatacatttgattctgattcaagcCACCCCAACATTAATTTAAACACTATTCTGGCACAAGTGCCAGCAGTGGCCCTATCCCCCAATGTTGAGGAATGTTTAACATAAAAAATTAATGATCCAGATCACAACCAAAATTTGTTTCCATTTCAcaaatttcctgaaaattttaTCAATAACATTGAGTCAAAAACATAGTAACTCAGTAACATCATTTAAAAAGGTTCTTGCCATTTGACTGTTGTTAATATAGTGCTAACTTAACTTCAGATACTTATCAGATATGTGACTCCAGCTAATAAAGATGACTTACAAAGTTTTGTTGGAAATAACCCCCAaagtgaacataaaaaaaagtctggttAAAAGTCTTGCAGGATAAAACAGTGAGTGTTGTGAAGCTTCTCATCTTGCAGCTCACTGACGTCCACtgtgtcaaaacaaacaactgcCTACATATCACAATTGTCTCTTTAGGCCAGTTTCAGGGAATGGCTCATATGGAAGAACCAAGCCCATTCGACGAACTGACTGCTTGTCTTCCACGGTGCAGAACAAGGTTCTTTAACCTTTAAAAAGGTTCTTGGTTCAAATAGTACTAAACAACACAATCAAACACAGAACCTTGAAAAAACTAAGCTTCATTGAAAGTcaatttctgaactgttttgaCAGGAAAGCAGGAcacattatcatttttattttgacattttggggaGAGAAAGAATATATTCAGCCAACCTTACAGAAGCAACACACTAATGAACAGTCTGAAAAACAACAGCCTCAAAATTCTTGAAATAAAACCAAGGTGAAGTAACACAACAACAGGGTTTTGAGGAGAACAGTACAGCTATTTACCACTGTTCggcaaaaataaattcaataatcAACATGGCTGAACACAATTCTAATGCAGTACTGGACCGCATAAGTTCATAACGAAAACAGCTGTGACTTGAGAAAGAGTGGCTGACGTTGTAGAGCAGATTCAATaacaaagacaaatgtgttgCACTGTGTGAGAAGACTGCACCGCAGTTAGACATCCCTCAGAAATAAAGGCCATCAGCGGGTGGATGGACAAGCGAGACGGTCCTCTTCTTCATTCATGTGTTGGAGCTTCAGGTAGTAATTCTGTGGGGACATGAAAAGAAGCATGAAGAAtgtcagaagagagagagagaaaggggtTTCACATGAGTCAAATCTGCTCCCTCAGgtaacaaacaaatataaataataaataaatgcacatttGATGGTGTGAATATATACACATACTGTCAGTTTTAAAAGCCAGTGAACATATCAAAATGAGATTAATAGTTACAGGTTGTATATCTGTTCTGTTATcttgtaaatatttattgtgGTACCTTGAGATTAGCATGATGCATCTGGCTGCAGCAGTGTTCCTCCACTGTGCTTTTGCTCAGGACAAACACAGAGCAAAGACTGCAAGAGAAACCTGACCGGAGGTGGATGAACTCTTGACCTGAAAATATGAAGAACAGTGTTAGCAGCTGAAATTATAAATCATCTGTTATACTAAGGAGGACTGAATACCAAGTGGGTTGTTTGGTGTAAATGCAGGAAGTCTGAAGGCTGCAGTGTCACAAGGAGGTGGAGGACAAGACCTCTTTGCTTGAGGTCCAGCCATCTCAGATTTTCGCTTTTCGAACactacaaatacaaacaaataataaaaacaaccatCACATGTGACACAAGGACTAGCGAAAATAATAGCAATTGGAAAACACAttcaatatttatattaaaaataaggtagaaaagaaaggaaaatgactgatatcataataataatcacatttttttacataattAAAGTGACACCAGGTGCTATGCTCTAGATAGAGCTGTAGTAATTCAGACAAGACATGGTGCTGTCTGACACCACACAGGAGCAACAAGCGTCACACTTGAAGAAACAGTAGTGATCAGTGGGATTTTCACTTACACACAGGGCTTCTTTTCATGACACGAGTCCGAGCACTTCCTGAGATTTCAATGCCGCCGTCGTGGGCTGGGTCCTTGTCCCCCTCATCTATCAACAGAAGTAGCTCCTTATGTTCTACATTTACTGACTCCTCTTTGGTATCAGGAGCAGAGATGCTTGAAGCATTTGAGTCCCAGTTACTGCTACTTTGCCTCATTGTTGTAACAGATGTCTCGCCAGCCACTGAATCAATCATCTGATACTCCACCTCCTCTCCCTGTAAAACAACAGAACTCTCACCCACATGTACAAAACTCATACACTCATACAAaataaatttcaattttatagaTTTGACCGaatgaaaattatattttaacagAAAAAGAGCCTCTGCACTCTTAAaccataaaatacattaaatcaTTGTTACTTTTTTATGAGCAAGAtggattttttcttttgaaagaaTCAACAAAATCATTGAAACTTAACAACAGAACCTGTGAATTTACATCAATGTCTAACTCCAACTCTTGTACTTCAAGGATGGGAGactctgcagctcctgctggtGTGTTCACAGGAGCCATAACATCAGCGCGAGCAGGTTCCACTTCATGAGCTTCACTCCGGAGCCCTTTCATTCGTTTTGCCATGTCCTGACAGCTGAAATGTGATCACAGAAAAACCCGGTTAGTAATCTGCACATGAATCATAAGAGACTCGATCCCGCCTGCTGCACCTCATCCCAGAAAGCTCtgcggggggtgagcttctcgcctcaccTTGCAAACTAGGTGTACAGCACGacttcacacaaacatgacagatgCGGAGCAgtgaagggtctgatcgctgttaGGGTGGATGACGTCACACAAAATCAACTACACAAATTCCCAGAACACTTACGTGCGGAGCAGCAGGAGATTGGTGCTGGGGAGAAGCACAGGACTCACTATGTGTGGgagtttgataactcacgtgttttcgcctttattagactgacaaacatctgattttattgacagacagatttacttaaATGAATAGTGTTGGGCtctaactgttttcactgccatgatcctgcagctgcacagctgtctgcatgaggattGGCACATGCCTTCCTCTGAATGGCTATTTCATTTGGCCACGAAAGCGTCATCTCACGTTGAGTGCGGGATAAAGATGTGAGGTAAATAGCTGAGACGTCATCTCACCCACAGCTGAGCAACCGAGGTAAGTGGTTGAGCAGAGGCAAATATTTTAAGACAAGTTCATCAGTAAAGTAACTCGATTTGAAATTGGTTAAGATCAGGGCTTGAAGAGGCAAGAAAGGTAGTACAGTACTTTCCCCTTTTCTCCAAGGATTGACAAATTTGTGTGAGGGATGCAGCATCAGTTCAGAATTGCAAAGCAGCAATATTGATGAAACATTTAAGGAGACCAAAGCAATTGAAGCGACACAATATAGAGTGATTTCGTGTTTAACTGGATTCATCACAACAGAGAAAACTTTCAATTTACATTTATGCTGATTTATCACGGACCCATAATATGTTTATTTGGGGGACTTGATAATAGACAGTGAGGTCTGTGACTGTGAGTGACAATGCAGACTATCTTGTCTCTCCATTGAATTAAATGGACTGCATGACGAACAACGATGAATCATTCACGGAATACATGACACCAGTTTAGGTCACAACAACGCAGaccaaaaaaaactttaatCGTCTTGATCATTTTGATGATCCAAGTCTGAAGACCATGACTTTCACTGGCACTGAATGGGTGAGTTGTACATTCATTCTATTTCATAGTGGTGTCACGCGTGGTGTTTGGGGCAAGTCTGGGGTAAGAACTGCAGCCACGCATATTGTAAGTCTCACCTCTAAAATTCCAGTGGAGACCAAACCACTACTCACCTTTCAAAGTTGGTAATCGGCCACCTggaaccaaacacaaaaatacagtaGTTACATTTACAACATCAAACAGTTTCTGAATAAATGATAACTATTCTGCATTAGTGTTTTCAATTAAAGACGGAAACCAACATTGCATATTTTGGTGGGAAAGACATTGTCCGGTAATTTTCAACAAGTTGAATGGCGTCATCAGAGTTCACCATCTCAATGCATATCTATAGAAAAAACAGGAGTCCGTTAGATTGTAAACATCATCAATGaaagcttgcttttttttttttttttttttttatacccgGTTGCCAAGCGGTAAGAAGCTGGCAAAGGGCCTCACTGATGTCACTTTATCCACCACTTCATGGATGTCTTTTTCCTTGAAGACAATATCAACATCGACGCTCACCACAAGCAAACGCTCAGACAGAGAGTGAGGGTCATGAACGGgctagaaagacaaaaaaatctatCATGACGAGAAGATGATTTATGTTCATGAAACTGAAGAAGAAGTACTTACAGTGTTGCTGAGCGCCATCAGAGACTGGTACATTGTGTCCTGTGTGGTGGATGCAGGTTCAAATGATTAGACAGGTGTGTAGAGAGAGACACGCGTTGACTTTGGCATGTAATATATGCAGCTCTAGATCCTGCACAGATTATAGCACACTGTTGCTACCGAGTGAGCTGAGCGTGAGGGAGCGCGCAACAAAGAGCGTGAAGAACTCAAATGTCTTCTCACAGCGACGTTTTGACTCAAATTATCAGGACAGTGTGCTGGCACAATGGCTTGATGAAAAGAGAACAATTCAAACCCAATTCCCACTAGCTGCATCTCACCACTTAACAGCAAAAACAGTtattatggaaaaaaatatatatgctaACAGGTAGGTCAATAGAGGTCAGGAGAGGGCAGTATAGAAAAGCTCTTCTGCGTTCTGTGATTTCATCCAGGGATGCTTGTCACGTTTCACAAATCCACATTCAGAATAATGAGTCAACTCAACGAAGattgtgtgtgggtgggttgaagctgcttggtggagggtTGCGCTCTCTGAGTACTTTTCTAGTTCATAGATTGGTATCTTAGTAAATTGGATTATATTAAACCCAGGAATGGTCATCAAAAGTTCACGGTAAACAACACCACTTATTACTGATTATCAAATGCAAAAAAGCAAAGATTGAGTATACAATAATTTAGTATATATAATGTGTGTTCCCCCAAACTCCTTTTCACATCTTCTGATGTTTATTACCACATTTCTTCTCTGGATAATGATGtcacaattttaatttaaaaaatttaaaaacaaaaatgatgccACAAATTTGTTTTATTACCTCATCAAACTGTGGACACATGGACTGTGTCACAAGGTGAAGGCAAAATTTTGGATTTTGAATGAAGTCCCTGAGACAGCTGGAGCAGGACTCCCAATCCTCAAAGTGAACAAAGGCCTACAGTGGAGGAGAGAATAAAGGAAATcataaaaccaaaccaaaaatgaggaTACAGCGTTGACTACATTAAAGGACAGGGTGGGTTTCTTTTACCCGTCTCTGTAGTGGAAGAACGATGATGCAGTAGTTGTCAAACTGAGGTGTCACCTTTGTAAGATGGAACTGAACCACCTTTTTAATGGCACAGTGGGCGTTACATTCTTGTGGCAGATTGGTGAACATGACAGTCCTGAATTTGCCACAATCACCCCTGGAAACCACAGCCTATAAGAGACGTGAAATTTTATTGGTGGAGATACAACTCATAAGATGCCATTTTTTTGTCTGGCTGAATTAACAAATATGGAGTTCCATTGTGAAAAACGCGGAAGTCAAAATGTTTTGGAAACTGAAGTCTAACTATATCAGGGTGTTGTAAGAGTGGCACTCACCTCAATATCAGCCATGCTTCTGACTGTCTTATGCTCTAGAggacattcatttaaaaaatatcaataataaatcaaatcaaaagtttttcagaccaacaaaaggTATGTTTATTATTTAAGGTAAGGACTATGTCAATATCCATTACCTGGTATAACAAAAGAAGACGTCACAGTGGGGAACAGGAAAGGGTGCATGGGAATTGTGACCCAAAATGGTGAATCGCTGCACTCCATCACACCTGCATTGAATCAATGAGTATCAGGACCATTCACAGAAAATGTTTACAGAGAGGCTTTAGCTGTTGATTATGGAAAGTAATAGCACAAATAGGTATAAATATTTATCATTGAATAGTGGCTCATGCAAATCACACTCACCACAGCTTGTAAATCCAAGTCTGTAGATTGCTTTTCCCACTTGCAGATTTCTCTGGCTCAGTTGTAACCCAAACTGATCTGCATCCTCAAGTGTTGAAAACTCTATGAAAAGCTTCCAACAGAGACCAAGATTAATAGAGTTAACAGAGAAAACCACACAGTGAGGAATCGAAGCAAAAGACAACCGGCTGACTACTTGATAGAATATTTGAATCCAACATATCAGATATGTGCTATTTGTTCAGAAGGACCAATGAACGCTCCATCAGGAGTATTACTACAATATAGTAATAACTATAACCCTTGCATCAGCtactttgaatggcattcgactgaCGTCTTGCTGACttgcgaccggttggtcggaacggatcccagtcgtaagtaaAATTGATTCAAAGAAAGTGTCTCAGGTGGGCAGTACAGTTAGATGGTATCACAGATATTCGTACAACCAGTGTCATTTCCCGTAACTAGTAACTCGTATTCATAGAATGGCCATGAAACACATACCGCTTTATGGTGGCCagcagtttttgaatgtcagtttgacaattttgtaaaaaattatctttgtactgcagtgacTTGTGACTATCACCCATGTACATGAAAAAGATACTGAGGAACGCTGTTCAAATAATGGTCTATGTGTCTCCACTGAAGGACCAGCTGCGTAACGCCCCACCCACCATGGCATCAGTAAGAGTCAGTGGAGCCTGTACCTTGCCATGGAGTGGCATGAAGTATTGGACAGCCTGTCTGTTCCTGAAGGTGTTTTTGAGTTCAGCGACTTCCTCTTCTGTAATGGTTTTAAAGAAGACCGTTTTTCCGCCATTGATTGCTGCAGCCTACACAATCACAACATTCAATGGAAAAAGAATGGTGACCCATGTTATGAGAACAAAATAATTCAGTTTATTGAAGTAAGGTCATTGACATACCTTGTCAATGATCTCCATCATCCCTCTGAAAAACATCAGCTGCAAGAAGGGGTGTAAACAATATGAACAAATGCATACGTACACATATCCAGAAGAGAATTTACAAGCTAAATTCCATTAATAATTTCATGTAATATGTTGACGGGGAAGCGGACATGGAAACAGGCCCTTTGTAAAAGGACCTGGCAGTTCACCTCAATGGAAACACTAGGAGTGCTCTTCGGCATGAATGTCACGTGCAAACAGTGAAGTATGGTGGAAGTAGCAATACTCATTAGGATAGAGGGAGTGAACAAAACGAACTACAGAAAATGGCTGTGCACCAATGCTTCACACTGATTCTGATGGGCCTTGACAGCAAAGAGGAGTGGAAGAAACTCTCCAAGACACATGGACTCTTCTTCAAATAGAATAGAGGCAGTAATTCCTCGCACCATGCATCAACAAAAATGAAGCACagtttttttactttgtttttaaaatgcatgttgaCATAATGGGTTGTGAGTATAATCCTAAGGACATAACATCCTAAAATGAGTAGAAAAGACAAAagtgtttgtaaaaatgtacacATACAGTCATCTTAAAAAGCTTCTCTTACCGGTGAACTTCCGAGGTTTTCTTTCAAGACTCTCATGGGAAAGGTCTTTCCTTGATAAGCTTTCATGTCAGAACACTGCAGAATGTCACGAGCAAACTTCCCAGGTGGCAAAGCCACAATGGCCTGAAAGGCAGCAAAGGGAAAATAAACCTGTAGCAATCTGTCAGAGACTGTCACTTGGGCACTTACCACGCCAACTTCCATGATGTAATAGAACTCAAGGAGCCATTCTGGTGGCAAGTATGCCTGAAGCGTACTGTGCAAGTAACTCATGAGTTCATCGTCCGGTTTACATCGAGGAAGTTGGTCAATGAGAAGATTGCTCACACCAAGTTTAAGAAACTGCAGAGAATATATTATAGTTATTATAATTAATACATGAGTATATCAAAGGTTGAGGCTCAAATACATGATTCAGGgtctttgtcttcttcctttTTAGACACAGgggacctaaaaaaaaaaaaaggaagaaattatttttatttcagaatcGGCTTTATAGCCATGGTCagcgaggatcccaccaactaggaaagtgctctgTTGTTGTAGCTTCTGTTGAAGTTAGGAGGTCAAGTCCCAAAACTCTGACTGCATATCTATTATTCAGTGAATGATATTAAGATTTTATGATAATGGGGCCCTGTTATGCTTATCcatgttttcaaagttatccACAATGTTAGCTAGCTGAAGCACCACCTTGACATGTACTCATGAGCGAGAACACAGTGTTTATCCATTTTCCAGTCATTTAGTTTCCAAAATAACAGATATGGCACCAAGACAAATGTCACTAAGTTACAATCAGAACTGAAGTCACCAAACCTGTTTTTAACCCTGGCTATAATTTCTAACCAGAGGTGGTTGGAACTCTTGCGTATAATGTAAGCATGACACAAAATGTGTACAATTGAGATATGTACCAAGTTTTTGTCCAAACTGCTTTATCTTGGTCATCTGCCATACAGTCTGCAATTCTGATGAGACTGCCTCTTCTGTgttctccatcttcttcttcttcttcttcttcttcttggtcatgttctcctctgtcttcttcttctccatcaaGATCTTCTCTGTTGCCTCACTCACCATTGTGTTATTCTGTGTTGTCTTATTCTCAGTTGTCTTACACTCTGCCGTCTGTTTCAGTTTTGGTCTTTCAATGTTTGAGGCCGTTCTCACCACAGGAAAAGTGGTGTACCGATTTACTGGACGCACAAAGGCCCAGGGAGCAGATTGTTGATGCCAGGCACGAAAGTGTCTTGGTTTTGGGAAAGGGGGGGGAAGTCGAGGAAATCGTCTCGGTGCTGGAAACCAGGTTGGCCGCATCATGCTGTGAGATGCTGCCAAAGGTACTTGAGGTCTGGCAGTGTGGCCAGGATATTCTCTTGAATGTGTTGCAGCTTCTGATCTAATGGATATCTGCACTGGAATATTTGAACTTGAGCTGAAAACTTTTTGGGTGATCTGCTCCGGCCCCAACAGACTTTTGTCTTCTCGAAGACCACTCAGAGAAGATTTAGAATCTACAGTCCACTCACAGAAAGACGACACAACCTCTTCCGCATCTTCTGTTTTCTCCACCTTAATGCGCAGCTCAGGATCGTGAGCGCTTTCAACAGCGTCCATTATAGTTTGCGCTTCTTCTTCAAGTTTTATCTTAACTTCAGTCTGGTGGGCCTCACCCAGGCCAACCCATTTACCCTCTAGTCCATCATCAACAACGTCTTTACGAGTAAGTGCTATCAGACCTTCCAAAGAACTTTTGTCATCCTTTTCTATTTGGCTCCCTATGTTCGATAAATTGACACAGTGAAGTTGCTCTTGAGGGCACGTTATACGAGGCTCCCTCGACTGAATCAATCCTCCAGAAACACCAAAAGTCACTGACAGTCCCATAGAACGACCGTGATTGGAACCAGGTCCCAACAGCTGATGGGACTGGCTCGTGGGCTGACAATAAGGTTCTCTGTTTGGGTTCAACCAGACATAGGGGTTCTTAGAAGATTGTGACATGGCTTTCCCTGCCTGCTACAGCTCAAAATGATGCACTGACAAAGTGGTGAAGGGGACTGGAGGACACAGTTGGACAGGTCAAACTTGAACTGGAAACAGATCTAGAGTGTCCCTGCAATGAGGGAGCTTCTTGGGTTCCAAATGAAAGTCAGCTGCAAGATAAAGAAGAATGATTAAGGATTAAGACTGTATTAATGGCTTCAAAGAGCACACATTTGAACATATCCGTTAGTGAGGGAGCTCAGTCATATGGGTGGTTGTGCGACAAGAGGGTCTGGATTAGAGGTTGACTGATATCGGCCGTTTTTGGGCCCTTTTTCACTTTTTGGTC encodes:
- the LOC128756375 gene encoding uncharacterized protein LOC128756375 isoform X1, with translation MSQSSKNPYVWLNPNREPYCQPTSQSHQLLGPGSNHGRSMGLSVTFGVSGGLIQSREPRITCPQEQLHCVNLSNIGSQIEKDDKSSLEGLIALTRKDVVDDGLEGKWVGLGEAHQTEVKIKLEEEAQTIMDAVESAHDPELRIKVEKTEDAEEVVSSFCEWTVDSKSSLSGLREDKSLLGPEQITQKVFSSSSNIPVQISIRSEAATHSREYPGHTARPQVPLAASHSMMRPTWFPAPRRFPRLPPPFPKPRHFRAWHQQSAPWAFVRPVNRYTTFPVVRTASNIERPKLKQTAECKTTENKTTQNNTMVSEATEKILMEKKKTEENMTKKKKKKKKKMENTEEAVSSELQTVWQMTKIKQFGQKLGPLCLKRKKTKTLNHFLKLGVSNLLIDQLPRCKPDDELMSYLHSTLQAYLPPEWLLEFYYIMEVGVVSAQVTVSDRLLQVYFPFAAFQAIVALPPGKFARDILQCSDMKAYQGKTFPMRVLKENLGSSPLMFFRGMMEIIDKAAAINGGKTVFFKTITEEEVAELKNTFRNRQAVQYFMPLHGKLFIEFSTLEDADQFGLQLSQRNLQVGKAIYRLGFTSCGVMECSDSPFWVTIPMHPFLFPTVTSSFVIPEHKTVRSMADIEAVVSRGDCGKFRTVMFTNLPQECNAHCAIKKVVQFHLTKVTPQFDNYCIIVLPLQRRAFVHFEDWESCSSCLRDFIQNPKFCLHLVTQSMCPQFDEDTMYQSLMALSNTPVHDPHSLSERLLVVSVDVDIVFKEKDIHEVVDKVTSVRPFASFLPLGNRICIEMVNSDDAIQLVENYRTMSFPPKYAMWPITNFESCQDMAKRMKGLRSEAHEVEPARADVMAPVNTPAGAAESPILEVQELELDIDVNSQGEEVEYQMIDSVAGETSVTTMRQSSSNWDSNASSISAPDTKEESVNVEHKELLLLIDEGDKDPAHDGGIEISGSARTRVMKRSPVLFEKRKSEMAGPQAKRSCPPPPCDTAAFRLPAFTPNNPLGQEFIHLRSGFSCSLCSVFVLSKSTVEEHCCSQMHHANLKNYYLKLQHMNEEEDRLACPSTR
- the LOC128756375 gene encoding uncharacterized protein LOC128756375 isoform X3, whose protein sequence is MSQSSKNPYVWLNPNREPYCQPTSQSHQLLGPGSNHGRSMGLSVTFGVSGGLIQSREPRITCPQEQLHCVNLSNIGSQIEKDDKSSLEGLIALTRKDVVDDGLEGKWVGLGEAHQTEVKIKLEEEAQTIMDAVESAHDPELRIKVEKTEDAEEVVSSFCEWTVDSKSSLSGLREDKSLLGPEQITQKVFSSSSNIPVQISIRSEAATHSREYPGHTARPQVPLAASHSMMRPTWFPAPRRFPRLPPPFPKPRHFRAWHQQSAPWAFVRPVNRYTTFPVVRTASNIERPKLKQTAECKTTENKTTQNNTMVSEATEKILMEKKKTEENMTKKKKKKKKKMENTEEAVSSELQTVWQMTKIKQFGQKLGPLCLKRKKTKTLNHFLKLGVSNLLIDQLPRCKPDDELMSYLHSTLQAYLPPEWLLEFYYIMEVGVAIVALPPGKFARDILQCSDMKAYQGKTFPMRVLKENLGSSPLMFFRGMMEIIDKAAAINGGKTVFFKTITEEEVAELKNTFRNRQAVQYFMPLHGKLFIEFSTLEDADQFGLQLSQRNLQVGKAIYRLGFTSCGVMECSDSPFWVTIPMHPFLFPTVTSSFVIPEHKTVRSMADIEAVVSRGDCGKFRTVMFTNLPQECNAHCAIKKVVQFHLTKVTPQFDNYCIIVLPLQRRAFVHFEDWESCSSCLRDFIQNPKFCLHLVTQSMCPQFDEDTMYQSLMALSNTPVHDPHSLSERLLVVSVDVDIVFKEKDIHEVVDKVTSVRPFASFLPLGNRICIEMVNSDDAIQLVENYRTMSFPPKYAMWPITNFESCQDMAKRMKGLRSEAHEVEPARADVMAPVNTPAGAAESPILEVQELELDIDVNSQGEEVEYQMIDSVAGETSVTTMRQSSSNWDSNASSISAPDTKEESVNVEHKELLLLIDEGDKDPAHDGGIEISGSARTRVMKRSPVLFEKRKSEMAGPQAKRSCPPPPCDTAAFRLPAFTPNNPLGQEFIHLRSGFSCSLCSVFVLSKSTVEEHCCSQMHHANLKNYYLKLQHMNEEEDRLACPSTR
- the LOC128756375 gene encoding uncharacterized protein LOC128756375 isoform X2 yields the protein MSQSSKNPYVWLNPNREPYCQPTSQSHQLLGPGSNHGRSMGLSVTFGVSGGLIQSREPRITCPQEQLHCVNLSNIGSQIEKDDKSSLEGLIALTRKDVVDDGLEGKWVGLGEAHQTEVKIKLEEEAQTIMDAVESAHDPELRIKVEKTEDAEEVVSSFCEWTVDSKSSLSGLREDKSLLGPEQITQKVFSSSSNIPVQISIRSEAATHSREYPGHTARPQVPLAASHSMMRPTWFPAPRRFPRLPPPFPKPRHFRAWHQQSAPWAFVRPVNRYTTFPVVRTASNIERPKLKQTAECKTTENKTTQNNTMVSEATEKILMEKKKTEENMTKKKKKKKKKMENTEEAVSSELQTVWQMTKIKQFGQKLGPLCLKRKKTKTLNHFLKLGVSNLLIDQLPRCKPDDELMSYLHSTLQAYLPPEWLLEFYYIMEVGVVSAQVTVSDRLLQVYFPFAAFQAIVALPPGKFARDILQCSDMKAYQGKTFPMRVLKENLGSSPLMFFRGMMEIIDKAAAINGGKTVFFKTITEEEVAELKNTFRNRQAVQYFMPLHGKLFIEFSTLEDADQFGLQLSQRNLQVGKAIYRLGFTSCGVMECSDSPFWVTIPMHPFLFPTVTSSFVIPEHKTVRSMADIEAVVSRGDCGKFRTVMFTNLPQECNAHCAIKKVVQFHLTKVTPQFDNYCIIVLPLQRRAFVHFEDWESCSSCLRDFIQNPKFCLHLVTQSMCPQFDEDTMYQSLMALSNTPVHDPHSLSERLLVVSVDVDIVFKEKDIHEVVDKVTSVRPFASFLPLGNRICIEMVNSDDAIQLVENYRTMSFPPKYAMWPITNFESCQDMAKRMKGLRSEAHEVEPARADVMAPVNTPAGAAESPILEVQELELDIDGEEVEYQMIDSVAGETSVTTMRQSSSNWDSNASSISAPDTKEESVNVEHKELLLLIDEGDKDPAHDGGIEISGSARTRVMKRSPVLFEKRKSEMAGPQAKRSCPPPPCDTAAFRLPAFTPNNPLGQEFIHLRSGFSCSLCSVFVLSKSTVEEHCCSQMHHANLKNYYLKLQHMNEEEDRLACPSTR